The genomic region GGCCTCTTCCTTGTCCGCCTTCTTCTGGGCCTCGTGCTGAGAATAGATCCATAGAGGGAAGAACACCGCCAGTACTCCGAACCCTACGAAGTTCGCCATCAGACCGTACTCGAGGTTATTGATGTAGATCGCGCCGATTATCAGGAACGGGACCTGCAGCACGGCCAACACCGCTGCGATGTATATCCATCCCCTGGGAGCCTTGTACGGACGCTCCAGGTTCTTGAGCTCGATGTCCCTTTTCGCTTTCACATACGCCGCCAGGCCGATCGCGAACGCGAACACGTAGGCGATCGCTGAAGCCGCCAGGATGGACACTGGACTTCCCATGAAGACCAGTCCGAGGTTGAACAGGGCGACCACTATGACCGCCCTCATCGGTTCGCCCTTGGAGTTGGTCTTGGCGAAGAAGCGGGGCAGGTTGCCCTGGATGGACATCGAGTGCATCGCCCTGGCGGCCGCCGAATAGCCGATCTGGATCAGGACGATCATGGTCGCTATCAGCAATAGGATCATGAGGGTGGCGCCAAGGCTGCCGAACGCGGCATCCGCCACCATCTGCAACGGGACCGCGTATGGATCGTTGGCCCAGGCCACGCCAAGCGTTCCGACGACGGATATCTGGATCAGGACATACATGACCAAGCAGAAGATCCCGCTGACGAACAAAGCCTTGGGAAGGTCCTTGCTCGGCTTCTTGTACTCCGGCCCATAGACGGCCACGACCTCCCAGCAGCAGGCGCTCCATTGGGCGATGACTATCAGGCCCAGTATGAGCATGATGTGATCCCCATCCCATGTCCAGGTGTCCGGGACCAATGACGACGTTATGTTCTCCAGGTGGAAGTTGCCGGTGAGGAACGGGGCGATGACGATGATCATCATCGGCACGATGGTGAAGATCGCAACGGCCAGTCCGAGCCTGGCGCTGGCTTTCAGGCCCCTTGATGCAATGAAAGCCAGGCCTCCGAGGATGACCAGGCTGAGGATGATATTCAGCGTAAGAGGATCCATGGCGGCTATCGAGGGGAAGAGGCCTCCCAGGTAGATGCCTATGACCATGATGAATATCGCCAGGCCAGGAGCCCAGACGAACCAATAGGCCCATGCGCAGAACCCTCCGATCATTTTGCCACGATCATACTTTCGTTTCTTTCCGTCCTTCGACTTGAATATCTCCTGAGCAAATCCGGGAATGCCGGAGGCGTTGGGGAAGGTCGTTGCCAGTTCTCCGAATGCCATGTTCTGTAGGAAACCTTGCAGAACTGACATTCCCCAAAGTAGGATGGATGCCCCCCACAGCAGGCCCGTGGTCAATCCTATGCTCGGTATGATCGCAAGAGGGATGCCTATGGCGATAAGGAATCCCTGTTTCCAGTCGATGCAGCGGTGCAGTCCGCAGTTGTCTTTGTCATCAGCCATTCTAAATTCCCCCTACCGTGGTAAATTGAGGCATCGGGATGCTTGTGTGAGGCCTTCCACGTGGTTATCCGTGAGGGCCTTAGGCTTCCCGTGCCGTCCCCTAAGTAGTTGGATGTATAATCCAACTCAAAATGTTCAACGCTGCATGATATATGATGATTATCTTGGATTCATTGGATGTAGGTTTTGTTTCATATTTCTTAAAAAGATGAAACGAATCGGAACGTGCCCGATTAGCGAAGCGGTCACTCCCAAGCGAAATGGATCACGCTCCCAACATATCCAGGTAACATTATTATTATGATGGTTAGATGATGTTCACTTTGTTGCAGGGAAGGGAATGCAGGAACGGCGCATCCTTCAGATGTTCGCCTTGAGTATGCGAAGTAGGGGTTCCCTCTCCTCAGGGATCCCTTCCCCTAACCGGGCAGCCGCCACCGGTGCCATCCAGACCAGAAGCTCTTCATCTCCTTTGCCGCACATCTTCAGGTATTCCTTTATGTAATTGTCGAGGAATCGCCCCATGGTGTTCTCCAATAGGCCTTCGCTGTCAAAGGCCATTCCGATGGGAAGGGTCCCGATATCGAACAGGACCGAGGTCATGGCAACGTCCGCCAGGTAGTTGCCCTTTCCAGCGTTGGCCCAATCGATGGTCAACGGACCGTCCAGGGACACAACGATATTCTCCGGATGGTAGTCCAAATGGCAGAGATGCTCCCCCTCCGGCAGCTTCCTCATCTTCTCCTGGAGGCGGTCCTTCCATCCCTGTTGTATCTCCCCGCACGTCCGGATCTTGTTCCAGAGGATATCCTTGATCGAGGGGAGTTCCGGCACCTTGTGCATGTGTATCTCGTGCTGTTCCTGAACGAAAAGGGCGATCAGTTTGTTCAGCGCGGTAGGATGCTGAAGTGTCCACTCCAGATAGTTCGGTCCAAGGACCCGGTCGACAAGGATGCCGTATCGCCCCCCCTCTTCGAAGAGATCACGGGCCGTGGGGCACTCCACGCCGTACTCCTTGACCAGCATGCTCTTTTTCAGCTCCTCCTCGGCTGTCTGTCTCGTGGCACCCACCGGATACATCTTCAGGACCTGGTTGTCCTTATATTCGTAGACCGTGGAATGCCTGCCCTGCGCAATTATCTTCATTTCCATGTGCTTCCAACCCGGGACCCACTGAACGATGTTCGGATGAGCTGAGGCACAATAACGATTCTGCCATCTAGACTTTTTGCCTTTGCGTTCGAAGAAATGCAGACAGAATTGTTGTCCAACGATGGTCAAATGAGATCAGAAAAAATCAAGAGGACATCCCTTTTATTGCCCGTTTGGAGAAAAACAACAACAGAGATGCCCGCATCGAATAGTCTTATGCGGTACATAAAGGAAACGGAACACAGAGTTGCCTAACGACGGTTATTCTCCGATTGACCATGTAGCCAGATGCCATGAGTTGCCCTAGCAAGCGGTAGGATTGGTGTCAGGCTGAAAGGGATTCGGAGTTCAGCTTGTTCAGCCGCTATACTTCTCGAACATGCTCTTTGCGGCACCGCAGACCGGGCATACCCAGTCATCGGGAATCTTCTCAAAGGGCGTTCCCGGGGGGATGCCGCCATCTGGGTCTCCCTTCTCCGGATCATAAATGAACCCACACACTGTGCATTGGTACTTGTCCATGCTGAACTCCTCGGGATGGTAGGTGGCTCATAAGGTTAAATCGTTTCGTTCCCGATCGCCCTCGATTCCATTCTCTCGACCACCGAACGGTAGTGCTCATGGATCACGGTCTCATCGAACTCATGGAACCGCTGGATCATCGCATCCTTCTCCTCCTTTGTAAAGTAGTCCATCACCGGGATGAAGAACTCCTGGTCCTCCTTGCGGATATGAGGGGGATAGAAATCGACCAATCCGACCGCAATTGCCATCATCTGATCGAATGCGGCAGCGTCGCCCTTCCCATATCGTTCCCGAACCGAGACCAGCTCCGCCACCATCTTTCGGGCCTTTACATGGTCCTCTATCAAACCGTCCATCATCAGCTTGAGGGCAGGAGACAATGGCCGGTCGGCAAGGTCGTGGAACAGTATCTGTTCCTCCTTCCCATGATGGGCTTGGTCCGCATAGGTGCGAATGAAGTCGACCCAAGAATCGATGAAACCTACATCGAACCTCCCCTGGGTCTTTGCCCGGTCGATCTCCACAGCCATCTGTTTGATCGCTCTCTCGATGAGGCGATGCTCGATCATCAACGGTCCGATGGGCATCATTGGTAAACCACAACATCCACTGTGTTTGACTAGTTAATCACCTTTTTCATGGGTGACCGTGGACCTACGGTTTTCCTACGTTGATCTTGTCGAATTGGCCGCCAAAGCAAAGGCGAAAATGTCATGGCCAAGGAGCATGACTGCTATCAAGGAATCGACGTCGGTCAATATTCGTCCACGGTCACCGCTGGGTTGTTCTCTTTGCGGGAAGAGGTGTTCCTACCACCTCCTAACCTCTTCTTTATGACCTTGTTATTTTTCTTGATAATCATTAAATATCAAATTGACCGATTATCGTTCCAAGTTCTATCTCCGTTCGTAAAGCGGTCAAGGATGGCTGACATCATCTTTGACCGCAATATGAACAAATATTCATTTTTTGAAACGATAATTACCTGGATCAGGATGGCTCGATTTCAGTTCGGATAATTGATAGCGGGCCCTCGGGTTTTGAAATACTCAGATGCCTTTGATTCTCGTAGCAATGCTCTCCATGGACGATAACATAAAGGCACTCTTCGTCACCGATGAAGGTTATTGGGGACTGTTGCAGTCTTCAAAGGATATCGGTATCGAATACGAACTGGATCTGGCCAAGACGGACTCAGAAGCCCTCAACAAGCTTTGGAAACAAGAATATGACGCGGTGATATCCGATGCCAGCATCAAGGATCTCGATAGCATAATGCTTCTGAAGGAAATGAGAGCCAAGGGAATGACGACCCCTTTCATACTCCTTACCGGCAAAGAGGATGAGGAGATCGCCGTGGAGGCGCTTGAGAATGGCGCCAACTTCTATATGACCAGAACGGAAAATCCGCATCTTCACTTTGCGGAATTGGCCAGCATGATCTATCAATCGGTCCTCAGGGCCAGGATAGAAGTGCAGCTCAGGGAGAGCAGGGCCGATCTTTTAGCGATATTCGAGAACTCACCCACTATGATCACCCTCGTCAACGAAGGACTGGACGTTATCATGGTGAACAGTGCGATGGCCCAGTTCATCGGGGACGATACCACGGTCATCGTTGGTAAGAGGATGGGAGAGGCTGTCCACTGCATCCATTCCTTTGAGGAGCCCGAAGGTTGCGGTCACGCGATCTTCTGCAAGGACTGCTCAGTACGGAAGGCCCTGGAATCGACCTTTAGGACCGAGATCGGTATCAAGAATGCCGAGGTGGAACAGGATGAGATAAGGGGCGAGACGAAGATAAGATTCAATCTGCGTGTCACCACCGCTCCCCTTGTCATACTGGGCAAGCATATGGTCGCGGTATACATCGAGGACGTGACCGACCAGAAAAGGATGCAGACAGCGATCTTGATGGCGAACAAGAAATTGAACCTTCTCGGGACGGTCACCCGGCACGATGCCGTAAACCAGCTCTCGGTGCTGATGGGAAACCTGGAGATAGCCTCCATGAAGGATCCTCGGTCGCCCCTGACCCGGTATCTTAGGAAAGCGATCGAATCTGGGGAGAATATCGCCACCATCATTAATTTTTCCAAGGACTATCAGCTCATGGGGACGCATGCTCCGTCCATGGTGAACGTCAAAGATTCATGCACCCGAGGGAACTCCACCATCGATGCCAAGGAAGTGAATGTCCACATCGAGACCGGAGATCTCCAGATATTCGCCGACAGAATGCTGGAAAAGGTGTTCCTCAACCTTATGGACAATTCGATACGCCACGGAGAGAAGGTGAGGAACATTTGGGTACGTTCGAGACCTTCGGAGAATGGTATTTCTGTCACCTTCGAGGACGACGGGGTCGGCGTGCCTTCGTCGGAGAAGGAAAGGATATTCGATCTGGGCTATGGGAAGCATACCGGCCTCGGCCTCTATCTGGTACGGGAGATCCTCAGCATAACGGGTATCTCGATCACGGAATCGGGTGAGGAGGGCAAGGGCGTGCAATTCGTCATGCTTGTGCCGAATGGGTCCTTCATCGGCTCCTGACGATGGACTTGATGCTCCACATCCTTGACCTGTTTCCCCTTTCCGGGTGGTCGCCCCGAACGGAGAGAATTAAATACGCTCCAGGTCATTGATATTTCCTGCATGGAATCAACGGTCAAGTTCTCGCACGCTGGGCTCGACGGAAAGGTAGACCTGATGGGGGAGGGAAAGGTAACCGTCGGAAAGGATGGAGTGTCCGTTCAGGGGACTTCCTCCGCAGCATTTTCGTTGTCCGTGAGGGACATTAGATGGCTGAAGGCTGGCGATTACCGGATCGAGATCGGCACTGCATCCGGTTCGCTGATGCTGTTCAACATGGGATACCGCTACGAAGACGTGCTTCGGGAGGTCCATGGAGCAAGGAACGAGACCCTGATATCAGATTCACTGGTCTATGAGAGCCCGAAATGGCAGCCGGTCAAGGCAGAGGTCGTTCTTCGGGACGGCGGTGCGGTGCCGTCATATGAGGGCAGGGCGGAGGTCCGACTCTATGAGACCGCTTTGATCATCGTTCCGGAGATGTCCACGATGGTAAGGTTCCGTTATTCCGACATCGGGTCGGTATCCTCGAACGATTGGATCTTGGATATCGCGGAGGAGAACGGCAGGAAGGTCTCTATCCGCATGCTTGGAAAGGAGCACGATCCGCTACAGAAGGCGATCTCGGAGCAAGTGGCGGAGATGAAGCTTCGAGCCCGGAGCATCATAAAGACGATGCATCCTGGCATATCGGAACAGGAACTTTCCCAGCTTTCGCTGATGATGAGAGAGGGCAAGTCCGCCGGCCTGGCCGAGCTGACGTTCGTGGCCCCGGATTTCCTGGAACTACTGGAGAGGCGGTTGGAAACCGAGTTACCGGATTCCTACCGGATATTGATGGGCAAAGGGAGGAGGGAGATGGTCCGGTTCGGTTTCAAGCACGGACTGATGGAAGGGGTCACCGGCGACTACATCTGGTTCCTGATCCCCATCTTCTCCGACGATCCTGCTGCTCCAGGGAACGCCATCGCCTTCGAGGCGAGCGGCAGCGACAGCGCCAAAGCGACCTATTTCTTCCGGATCGCCGGCCGGTCCGAGTACGGGGGGCTTTTGGCTCAGGACCGAAGGAAGATGGCGGAGTCGGTCATGGGACTGACAGCGGATGCCCTCACCGAGATCAACTTCCGCCGCGAACCGATCTACCTGGATGAGTCCACATTGACGGACGGGATGCATGACAATTATCGGTACGCACTGCTTGCCCTTCCCGGACTCGAGGACCTGCGTGACAGGTTCATCGGACGGGTCAGCCACGTCTCTGCGGAAAAGTACTCCCAGGACATCGATGACCTTCTGAGGTTCAATGTAAGCTCAAGATCTGATCTTGAAAGATGGAAAGATCCCGGTACTGACGGTTCAGGATGATCGGAGACCAGCATAAGTATAATATTTCCAGAACGGGTAGTGTCTCCAGCTAGGAAGAAAGGGAAGAGACCGATCGAACATGCCTGGATATTCGATACCATGCAAATATTGCAGCGAGATAATCCCTCCGGAATCGACAATGTGCCCCAAATGCGGGAGGGTGAATCCGCTGGACAAAGAGCGGTGTGCCAAGTGCAGGTCACCCATAGAACATGGATGGGCAGCCTGCCCGCACTGTGGCCAATCGTTGCGGGCTACGTGCCCTAGATGCCGCAAACCAACATTCCTGGGCGATTACTGCGATTCCTGTGGCCAGAGGCTCACGGTCGCCTGCCCTAAGTGCGGGGCGGAACAATCCTTTATCAATAAGAATTGCATAAAATGCAAGAAACCACTCTCGGGGGGAAAGACATGACCAACGGAAAGATGATCGCGTTCGTAAGCAACTACGATGACAACAGCACAGAGGCCGGGTTCGAATTCACCTTCCATTGCGATATCTGCAATGAGGGATACAAGTCCCGGTTCGTGGAATCCCAGACCCACAAGAAGAAAGGGCTCCTCCGCGGCTTGGGCCAGGCCGCCGGAGCGGTCGGTTCGATCACCGGACATTACCGCGTCGGATCTGCCATGCAGTCCGGTAGCAACGCGCTCGGGGAAAGGTTCCAGGGAATGTCCCCCGAGTGGCACAAGGAGCATCAGGCGGCTCTCGAGCTGACCATGAACGAAGCTCAGGGGCAGTTCAAGCGATGTCCCAAGTGTCACAAATGGGTCTGCGACAACGACTGGAACGAGGAGGCCCAGCTGTGCGTTGGGGATGCTCCGCGCGAATCCGTGGAAGTGGCCGCCGCCCGGGCCGCCAAGATGAAATCGGACATCGAGATGAAGGCCCAGAACACACAGGTGTTCACCGGAGAGATCGATCAGCGGCAGACCATGTGTCCGAAGTGCGGGAAACCGGCCGGCTCCGGCAAGTTCTGCAACAATTGCGGGCAGCCGTTGGGAATGGCAGTATGCCAGAAATGCGGCGCCAAGAACGCCATGGGGACCAGGTTCTGCGGGGAGTGCGGGAACAAGCTGATGTAAGCCCGAAAGCCTCCGATCTTCCTTTTTACCCTTTCTTTTGATCTAATTATTCCTGATGACATATAATACATCATTTCTATCGATCGGGTCACCTGATCAAAGTTCATTGCAAAAGGGCGAACCATGAGCCGTTTTCATTCACCTCGGTGGGCCGATAGGTGATGCAGCGTTCACCACTGAAAGAAAATATCAACAGATCATGAACGGCCGTCCTTGAGCTCGGATGGAATCGGAAAGGAATAAATGGCCACATCGACGCAGATCATTTCGAGGGAAAGGACAGAGCAGGAACAACGCCCCAAGCTCTTGACGCTGGGTGGATGAACAGATGTCGTACCAGCGCTCGATCTTGTTCATTCCTGATTAAATAGATTGGAAAGGGACCGACCAGCCAGGCGACTGGAACGAACCAAGGCTGACCGATCGGTTCAGGCCATGACCGCCGATCCAGATGGATCGACGGAAGGCCTTGGGTGTCTCTAACCAGACGGGTTGGCGTACATCTGCAATGCGACGGCCGCCTGCGGGTTGCTGCCATAGTTCCGATCACCGTTGTAGACAGCCCTGAAGATGTACCTGCCGGTTTCCGTCGGAGTGAACCATCCCGATATGGCCGCCCCGTTCACCAAGGTCACGTTCTTGGTAATGTTGGTCCATCCGCCGACACCGTTCAGCTGCCACTGGAAGGTGACATTTCCAGTCAACCTAGGATATGATCCGCCCAGACCGGTGACGGTGGTGTTCACGGTGTAGGCCTGGCCAAGGTGGCCAGTGGTCGCTCCGCCGATGTCGATCGTGGTCGTTACCCTGGAGACCAGGACGTTCAGGGGCTCAGACCAGGGGCAGCTGTGCGAAGCGTTGTAGTTCTCGTCGCCATTGTATATGGCCTGGAACTTGAAGTCGCCGGCAACATGCATCGGAGTGTACCACTTGGAGGTTGCCACCCTGTTCACCAGCGGTACGTTCGCATCATACACCACCCATGGTCCAGTACCGTTCTTCACCTGGAAGGTGACGGTACCGGTCGGCATCACCGATGAACCGTTGATCCCGTACACGGTCACATTGTCCCTGACAGACTGGCCCAAATTGATGCTGGTGACCCCCAGCTTGGTCTCGGTGTACGTGTTGACCTTGACCACGGTCAAACCGGCACTTACGGCGCTCTGGCCGGCGGTATAGTTATAGTCCCCATGGTAAAGCACCCTGAAGGTGTATGTACCGACCTTCAAAGGAACGTAGGGGTTCGCATATGCAGTGCCGTTCGGACCCCTTGGGACCAGGTTCTTGGTCTCGTAGGTGGTCCATTCCCCAGTGCCCAGCCTGTACTGGAACTCGACGGTTCCGGTCGGTACCGGGAAGGTGGCCGAGGATGTGCTTTGACGGAGTATGGTCACGGTGTTGGAGACGTTGTGACCGAACAGCATGGCCGTCTTCGGCACCACGAGGACCGGTGTCTTCGACGCAAGCTGGTTGATGGTCAGCGGGGTTGCGCTGTCATCGCTCTGCGCCGCCGCATAATGCGTGTCACCCAGGTACATTGCCCGGAAGTGGTACACGCCTCCGCTTGGCGGTTGGAAAGCTCTGGAGGTCGCTACTCCGTTGGGTCCGCTCATGGAGATTACCTTGGTATCGTAGGTGGTCCAATCTCCAATGTTCGATTTGTACTGGAACCTGACCGAGCCGGTGGGCGTCGGGAAGCTTCCCCCCATGCTTGGAACGGTCGCGGTGCAGGTGATCGAGTCACCTAGGTTTATCGTCGTGGAAGAGAGGACATCGGTGATTGAGCCTGTTCCTTGTCCCGGACTCACGGTCAGGACTGCTGCATCGTCGGCCGTCTGTGAAGCCAGATAGCTGGCATCCCCGGTGTATAACGCCCGGAAGCTATAGGTTCCGACGTACCCTGGAATGTAGGGGGCCGATGTCGCGCTGCCGTTATAACCTATGACGGACAGCGTCTTGGTATCGTATGTCTCCCACAACCCGGAACCGGTCCTCACCTGGAACGTTATCGTGCCGGATGGTATGGGCGAGGACAAGCTCAGCCCAGGGACCGTCACGGTGTCGGTGACCGAGTTGCTCAGAACGATCGTCGAATGGGATAAAGAGTTGGTCATCGGACCGGAGCCTTGGCCGGGATTGACGGTCAGTTGGTCCGAACCGTCTGCGCTCTGTGAGGCG from Methanomassiliicoccales archaeon harbors:
- a CDS encoding ATP-binding protein, with the protein product MDDNIKALFVTDEGYWGLLQSSKDIGIEYELDLAKTDSEALNKLWKQEYDAVISDASIKDLDSIMLLKEMRAKGMTTPFILLTGKEDEEIAVEALENGANFYMTRTENPHLHFAELASMIYQSVLRARIEVQLRESRADLLAIFENSPTMITLVNEGLDVIMVNSAMAQFIGDDTTVIVGKRMGEAVHCIHSFEEPEGCGHAIFCKDCSVRKALESTFRTEIGIKNAEVEQDEIRGETKIRFNLRVTTAPLVILGKHMVAVYIEDVTDQKRMQTAILMANKKLNLLGTVTRHDAVNQLSVLMGNLEIASMKDPRSPLTRYLRKAIESGENIATIINFSKDYQLMGTHAPSMVNVKDSCTRGNSTIDAKEVNVHIETGDLQIFADRMLEKVFLNLMDNSIRHGEKVRNIWVRSRPSENGISVTFEDDGVGVPSSEKERIFDLGYGKHTGLGLYLVREILSITGISITESGEEGKGVQFVMLVPNGSFIGS
- a CDS encoding zinc ribbon domain-containing protein; translation: MTNGKMIAFVSNYDDNSTEAGFEFTFHCDICNEGYKSRFVESQTHKKKGLLRGLGQAAGAVGSITGHYRVGSAMQSGSNALGERFQGMSPEWHKEHQAALELTMNEAQGQFKRCPKCHKWVCDNDWNEEAQLCVGDAPRESVEVAAARAAKMKSDIEMKAQNTQVFTGEIDQRQTMCPKCGKPAGSGKFCNNCGQPLGMAVCQKCGAKNAMGTRFCGECGNKLM
- a CDS encoding rubredoxin, yielding MDKYQCTVCGFIYDPEKGDPDGGIPPGTPFEKIPDDWVCPVCGAAKSMFEKYSG
- a CDS encoding APC family permease; this translates as MADDKDNCGLHRCIDWKQGFLIAIGIPLAIIPSIGLTTGLLWGASILLWGMSVLQGFLQNMAFGELATTFPNASGIPGFAQEIFKSKDGKKRKYDRGKMIGGFCAWAYWFVWAPGLAIFIMVIGIYLGGLFPSIAAMDPLTLNIILSLVILGGLAFIASRGLKASARLGLAVAIFTIVPMMIIVIAPFLTGNFHLENITSSLVPDTWTWDGDHIMLILGLIVIAQWSACCWEVVAVYGPEYKKPSKDLPKALFVSGIFCLVMYVLIQISVVGTLGVAWANDPYAVPLQMVADAAFGSLGATLMILLLIATMIVLIQIGYSAAARAMHSMSIQGNLPRFFAKTNSKGEPMRAVIVVALFNLGLVFMGSPVSILAASAIAYVFAFAIGLAAYVKAKRDIELKNLERPYKAPRGWIYIAAVLAVLQVPFLIIGAIYINNLEYGLMANFVGFGVLAVFFPLWIYSQHEAQKKADKEEAKLAVSAMEMQGK
- a CDS encoding hemerythrin domain-containing protein, which codes for MMPIGPLMIEHRLIERAIKQMAVEIDRAKTQGRFDVGFIDSWVDFIRTYADQAHHGKEEQILFHDLADRPLSPALKLMMDGLIEDHVKARKMVAELVSVRERYGKGDAAAFDQMMAIAVGLVDFYPPHIRKEDQEFFIPVMDYFTKEEKDAMIQRFHEFDETVIHEHYRSVVERMESRAIGNETI
- a CDS encoding aminoglycoside phosphotransferase family protein — protein: MKIIAQGRHSTVYEYKDNQVLKMYPVGATRQTAEEELKKSMLVKEYGVECPTARDLFEEGGRYGILVDRVLGPNYLEWTLQHPTALNKLIALFVQEQHEIHMHKVPELPSIKDILWNKIRTCGEIQQGWKDRLQEKMRKLPEGEHLCHLDYHPENIVVSLDGPLTIDWANAGKGNYLADVAMTSVLFDIGTLPIGMAFDSEGLLENTMGRFLDNYIKEYLKMCGKGDEELLVWMAPVAAARLGEGIPEEREPLLRILKANI